One region of Populus trichocarpa isolate Nisqually-1 chromosome 4, P.trichocarpa_v4.1, whole genome shotgun sequence genomic DNA includes:
- the LOC18098193 gene encoding fasciclin-like arabinogalactan protein 12, with product MRQQSSSLLFSLILFFLHCTKTSGQSPAAAPVMPPPTTPVKAPPTAPSQAPSAQVATSPGPVDVIKILQKAGHFTVFVRLMQATTEDTELNKELNKTNNGITIFAPSDSAFSNLKAGFLNALSDEDKTELVKFHVLPALVSSSQFQTVSNPVRTQAGTGPRVTLNVTTTGNFVNITTGLTNTSISGTVYTDSQLAIYQIDKVLFPLDIFTPKPPAPAPAPELGKPRKAAPGVESPTAPKDISGALTPLILHNNALLLAVSCMVAAIFS from the coding sequence ATGAGGCAACAATCTTCAAGCTTATTATTCtctcttatccttttctttctccattGTACAAAAACGTCAGGTCAGTCACCGGCGGCAGCCCCGGTAATGCCACCACCTACGACCCCAGTGAAGGCACCGCCTACGGCCCCTTCACAGGCACCATCTGCACAGGTAGCAACATCACCTGGCCCCGTTGACGTCATTAAAATCCTGCAAAAGGCTGGCCACTTCACTGTCTTCGTCCGCCTAATGCAAGCTACAACAGAAGACACTGAGTTAAACAAGGAGCTGAACAAGACAAACAATGGAATAACAATCTTTGCACCAAGTGACAGCGCATTTTCGAACCTCAAAGCGGGCTTTCTAAACGCTCTAAGCGATGAAGACAAGACTGAGTTGGTGAAGTTTCATGTACTACCTGCACTTGTATCATCTTCCCAATTCCAGACTGTCAGTAATCCTGTAAGGACACAGGCGGGAACGGGTCCCAGGGTAACACTGAATGTTACCACCACAGGGAATTTCGTGAACATAACTACAGGGCTGACAAATACAAGCATATCCGGCACCGTATACACTGATAGCCAGCTTGCTATTTATCAAATTGATAAGGTGCTATTTCCTTTGGACATTTTTACTCCTAAGCCTCCTGCTCCTGCTCCTGCACCCGAACTGGGAAAGCCAAGGAAGGCAGCTCCCGGTGTAGAAAGTCCTACCGCTCCTAAGGATATTTCTGGTGCTCTAACACCACTTATTCTGCATAATAATGCCTTGCTCCTTGCAGTCAGCTGTATGGTTGCTGCAATCTTTTCATGA